The sequence TTATAGGGTATACCCATAAACAACTACCAACATAGAAATATCTTTTTGTCTTAAAATTTTAGCAATGGCCTCTGAATCGATTCCCCAAAACGCTTACCTATCTTAAAGAGAAAATATAGGACATAGAGACCGCTAATTTAATTATAGATTGAAGAAACATTATTCTTCAATCTTTTTTATATGTCAATTGGTAACCATTTTTCTCAAATATGAAAATTATCGATATTTAATATTCATATTTGAATAAAAAGTGTTATAGTTATTTTTTGTGATATTATACGTAATAAAGATTTGAGGTGTTAATTTGGAACTAGAACAAATGAGAGGTTTTGAAAAAGCTCAATCAAATGATGATATAAATGATTTTTTTGATTATTCTTACTCAAAAGTATATTCAGAATTATTAAATGTAGAATTAGAATCACAAATTCGTTTTTTGAAGAATAATTATTTAAAAGCCACTTCGAAAAACGATATGACTATTTTAGATTTATGTTGTGGTACTGGTCGACATGTAAAAAAATTAAATGATGAAGGTTACATGGTGGATGGTGTCGATATAAATCCCGAAGCAGTAAATACTGCTCAAAAATCAATAATAAACAATAAAGGAAAGGGAATGAGCATATGACTACGGAACAAGGTCTCATCATTATTGCGTAACATTAGGAAAAGTCTATTTGAAGGAGGTGAAGAACTATGGCAGCAGAACAAGGTCTTATTATCATTGCATAATACAAATTATTATAATATACCTCGTTTTATAATGGAGAATCAATGTTCAATTTTTTTAAGAAAAATAAACTCTTCACTCAACTTGCCAGCATTAATCTCATATCAAAGATTGGAGATAAACTATTCTATACAGCAATGCTAACGACAGCAACATCTCTTCCAAATGGAAGCATAGCAGTTATGATAGTATCAGCTTCAGAAACTCTCCCCATCTTAATTAGTTTATTTTTAGGTGTAGTAGCTGATAGACAAAGGCAAAAACTAAGACATTTGATAGGAAGCTCTATTTTCAGAGCAGTCATGTATATTGGTATAGGATTTATTTTTAAATATCCTCCAACTTTGATTTTAGTTGTATTTGCCTCCTTATTAAATCTGCTTTCTGATATTAGTGGGAATTACTCAACCGCGCTATTTTCACCTTTTACCAAAATACTAATTAAATCAGAAGATATGGAAGAAGCACAAGGTTTTATCAGTGTTGGGACACAACTAGTTACCGTTTTGCAACTTTTATTGGTGCATCATTGCTAACCATTTATACAGAAAGTTCATTAGCGATGCTAAATGCCCTCATTTTCCTAATTGTTGCCTTGCTTTACTGGTCGGTTAAGTCGCCTCTAAAAAACAAGAAGACAAACTAAAATAGTTGAACATGAGAAGACATTTCTAGTTGTTAAAGAAAATTTACGTTCTTTTCTATCTGACAAGATATTACTAATTAATCTCATTCAATTAGCAATGCTTAATGGATTTTTTGGAGGTTTAACTCCTATATTTGCTCTATTTATAAAAAGCAATAATGAACTCGTTCTGTTAAGTAATCCTGTTAAGATTTCTCTCTTATCAGGAATTATGACATTATCTATGATACTTGGAAATAGCTTAACGTCAAAAATGCTTAGAAAATATTCTATTTTTCATATCAATATCTGGTCTGACATGATGATTCTCCTAATAGGTGTTGGTTTTAATCTTAATAGTATTTGGATAATCTTCTTAGCTAATAGTAGTCTTGCCTTCTTATTAGGAATTGTTGCTCCAAGATTTTCTGCTGATGTGGTTAATCGTTACCCAGTCGAAAGAATTGGTGGAATGATTACAACTGTTAACGCTCTCTTAGTAATCGCCCCCCCATTAACAAGCTTGCTATTTCCGATGCTGTCAACTATTAGTATGCCGCTTGCTTACTCTGGCTTTATTGTTTATGCTTTATTATTGATAGTCATTAGTCTATTTCTAGCAAAAAAGAACGCTTGAGTTGTCAAGTGTTCTTTTTATCTTATAGTAGATTAACAATATTATCTTTGAGAAATTCTGCAACATCTTCATGCCCTAGCTCTTCAACATCATGAATATATTTTTTTAAATCTATTAAATGAGTCCCTTTTCCTTCTCGATAGTTTAAAACTTTTTTTAAAAATATAAGTACGGTCTTTACAAACATGTCTTGATACGTCAGAATCGTTTCTAGATGTTTCATAAAATAGCTAATATAATAATCTTGTTTTCTTTCTAATAACACAAAGATAATATTTAGCAAAACTAATTGAGTTCGATAGTTATTATTTGGAATGGATAAGTATAATGAATCTCTTTCTATAAAAGCCTTGCCAAGAAATATAAGGTCACTATCTGATAGTACTTGTAAAGTATTGCCAAAAATGTACAATTCATATTCTGTCCACTCTTCAATGCTATAAAGGTAAGTTGTGATGAAATCTTTATCATCGTCTGAGAGAATGTATTGTGGGTTTAAATCATGAATTACACAACGAATAACAAGTTTATTGAGTTTATCATAGACATCATAAGTTTCGGAATTATCATCATGAATTATTAGAAGCTTTTCAAGGCTTTCAATATCTTTATTGGAATGGTATTTGGAAATTAACTTAGCTTGTTTAAAAAAGGAACTGTCTTCATATTGATAATAGACATGCTCAAATTCAGCAAAACTCATGTGTATAGCCGATATTGCAGTCAGTAATTTATCCGCTGACAACATCGTTTGTCCGTTTTCAAATTTAGATAATTGTGCCTGCGACAATTTATCACTAACTACATCTTTCATTTTCAGACCTCTAGCTACTCGCAGTTCCCTATAAAGCTCTCCTAGATGAAACGAATCTAATTTAGTCAAAATATTATTCCTTTACTTATTGTTAACACCATCTATTTTAGCAAAAAAATAACATTTTGATAATTGAAAATGATGTCATATAAAATCAGTATAAGTCTTAATTTCTAACGTAGCTAATTGTTGAGAAATAAAATTAAGATACCATTCTTTGCAAAGAAAAATATTTCTGCAATCGGCATAGAGATAAAAAGACTTAAAAAAGTAAAGAACATTACGTTTGTTCTTTACTTTTTTGCTTTGAGCTAGATAATCATTCAATTTAAACTAGCGGCATAAGCATCTAGGAGAATGCGCGAAAGGATAGAAAGTGGTAAGCGCGAGTGGACTTCATAGTCTGGAAAGTAAGATAGTTCTGTTTTAAAACCTATTAATTGTAGTGAGGTTAAATGAGCTAGAGAACTGCTTTCACTAGCGCTCAATAAAATGGTTTTAACCCTATTTTTAATGCAATTTCTGGCAGCATCGACTAAAGCAACCGTTTCGCCATTAAGGGAAATAAAAAGAACAAGATCTTTTGATGTTAACCGTGCACTGACTGGGCGAATAATATTAGGGTCAGTATGTAATTCGCAGTATTTATTGAGCAGCTGAAATTTGACGAGCATTTCAGAAGCAATAAGTTCTGAAAATCCCCTAGCAAAGATAATAATGCGCTGTGCCTTTTCAATCATTAAAATACTTTCTTCTATGGCGGTAACATCCAGTGTATTAAGTGTCCGCATGACTTCTTGATAATTTTTAATGATGGAACGTCTGGTATCTTTTTTTAAAGATTTATTAGTTAACACGTGCAGGCTGTTATTTTTCTTTTGTTCTATTTCGTGTTTAAATTCTGAAAAACCGCCATATCCTTTTTTCTTAAGCGTTCTAATGATGGTCGCATTTGAAACATTAATGGCTTGACTCAGTTCAGAAATATTCAATTTTCCAATTTCATTGAAATCACGGGTGATATATTGCCAAGTGTATTCTTCTGTTTCGGTTAATTTCTTGTTGTTTTTCATATAAGTCGCCTTAGAAAAATTTTTCTTTTTAATGATTTATTTAGAATTTTCATTCTAAATGAAAGTGCTATCATAAATATACAGGATATGATAATAAATTGCAACTAAATTAGAAAGGAAAACATTTATGGGGATTTATACATGTACCATGAATTTAGCCATTGATTTATTTATTGAGACAGAACACCTGTATGAGTCTAAGGTTAATCGTGCTTTATCAGATGATATTCAGGCAAATGGGAAGGGCGTTAATGTTTCTTTCATTATGAAAAGACTTGGACTTGAGAATACGGCTCTTGGTTTCTCGGGAGGTTTTACAGGAAAATATGTCGCAGACAATTTAGAAGCTGAAGGAATAGCTGCTCCTTTTGTTGAAGTAGAAGGACTAACACGAATTAATGTCTTTACTAAAGTAAATGCTACCTGTCAGGAATTTAAATTAGTCAATCAGGGACCTTTGGTCAATGAAGCTGCTCAATGCAGGCTATTACAGCAAATTTCTGAATTTAAAAAAGGAGATTATCTTGTTGTATCTGGCAGCCTACCCAGAGGTGTTCCATCGCAAATCCTATATGATATTGCTAAATTATGTTACGAAAAGGGTGTTAATCTTATTTTTGATGTGAGTGATTGTATCATTATGGATAGCTTATCATTTCATCCTTTTTTGTTGAAACCAAATGAGGAGGAATTAGCTACTTGGTTTGGCAAAAATCAATTGGAAGAGGAACAATTGATTTCTTATGCTAAGCAATTAATTGTCAAGGGAGCGCGTCATGTTCTTTTGTCCTTAGGACAAAATGGAGCTATTTTTGTTGATTCCGACTTCAATGTTTATCAGGCTAATGCTCCTAGAGGAAGGGTGGTGAACACAGCCTGTGCAGGGGATACTTTATTGGGGACCTTTTTGGCAGGTTTCATCAGACAGGAATCTTTAGAAAAGGTATTAGCAAAAAGTGTAGCTGCTGGTTCTTCAACGGCTTTTAGAAGTGGTATCACAGACTTTAGCGATGTCAATGAATTAGAAGAACAAATTATGGTTAAAAAAATAAAGGAGTAAGATTATGTCAGAATTTAAACTTATTGCAGCAACTGGCTGTCCTACTGGTATTGCCCATACGTTTATGGCACAAGAAGCTCTAGAACAAGCTGCCAAGGAAAAAGGTGTTTCTATTAAGGTTGAAACCCATGGGCAAGTAGGAGTAGAAAATGAATTGACTCCTGCAGAAATAGCAGGTGCCCAAGCTGTTATTATTGCAGCAGACAAGGATGTTCAAGCAGAACGTTTTGCTGGAAAAAGAGTTATTGAAGTTTCTGTTGCTGATGGGATTAAAAAAGCAGACCAATTAATAGCAGATGCTTTAGCTGGCAAAGGACAAATTAAAGGTGGCACTAAAATAGAAAATGCAGAGCTTTCTTTAGATGCTGAGGGAGAAAGTTTTGGACGGCAAATTTATAGACATTTAATGAATGGTGTTTCCCATATGTTACCGTTTGTTGTTGCTGGTGGTGTTTTGGTAGCTATTTCTTTCTTGTTTGGTATCTATTCTTTTGATCCTAAAAG comes from Streptococcus troglodytae and encodes:
- a CDS encoding MurR/RpiR family transcriptional regulator, whose amino-acid sequence is MKNNKKLTETEEYTWQYITRDFNEIGKLNISELSQAINVSNATIIRTLKKKGYGGFSEFKHEIEQKKNNSLHVLTNKSLKKDTRRSIIKNYQEVMRTLNTLDVTAIEESILMIEKAQRIIIFARGFSELIASEMLVKFQLLNKYCELHTDPNIIRPVSARLTSKDLVLFISLNGETVALVDAARNCIKNRVKTILLSASESSSLAHLTSLQLIGFKTELSYFPDYEVHSRLPLSILSRILLDAYAASLN
- the pfkB gene encoding 1-phosphofructokinase: MGIYTCTMNLAIDLFIETEHLYESKVNRALSDDIQANGKGVNVSFIMKRLGLENTALGFSGGFTGKYVADNLEAEGIAAPFVEVEGLTRINVFTKVNATCQEFKLVNQGPLVNEAAQCRLLQQISEFKKGDYLVVSGSLPRGVPSQILYDIAKLCYEKGVNLIFDVSDCIIMDSLSFHPFLLKPNEEELATWFGKNQLEEEQLISYAKQLIVKGARHVLLSLGQNGAIFVDSDFNVYQANAPRGRVVNTACAGDTLLGTFLAGFIRQESLEKVLAKSVAAGSSTAFRSGITDFSDVNELEEQIMVKKIKE
- a CDS encoding Rgg/GadR/MutR family transcriptional regulator; translated protein: MTKLDSFHLGELYRELRVARGLKMKDVVSDKLSQAQLSKFENGQTMLSADKLLTAISAIHMSFAEFEHVYYQYEDSSFFKQAKLISKYHSNKDIESLEKLLIIHDDNSETYDVYDKLNKLVIRCVIHDLNPQYILSDDDKDFITTYLYSIEEWTEYELYIFGNTLQVLSDSDLIFLGKAFIERDSLYLSIPNNNYRTQLVLLNIIFVLLERKQDYYISYFMKHLETILTYQDMFVKTVLIFLKKVLNYREGKGTHLIDLKKYIHDVEELGHEDVAEFLKDNIVNLL
- a CDS encoding class I SAM-dependent methyltransferase, with the protein product MTILDLCCGTGRHVKKLNDEGYMVDGVDINPEAVNTAQKSIINNKGKGMSI